In Limnohabitans sp. INBF002, one genomic interval encodes:
- a CDS encoding Bug family tripartite tricarboxylate transporter substrate binding protein gives MFPSRRHFAVLALALSCGLAAAQNAKPIKLMVGFPPGGGTDAVARILAEKLKDELGTPVVVENKPGAGGQLAAQALKVAPADGSVLFLSHDHTISILPLVVKNPGYDPAHDFAPVAGFATFVNAYAVSGGTPAKSFTEYVAWVKAQGGKGAVGIPAPASTPEFLVKVVGDKFKLDLISAPYRGSAPMMADMLGNQIAAGVGSVPDFIENHKAGKVRVVAVLGSKRQAALPDVPTFAELGLSGLEDMPYYGIFAPSGTPQATINHFGVALSKVLAMPDVHEQLTKMGLTVGYMNSHQLEQRERAYTQVWTKMIKNSGFQPQ, from the coding sequence ATGTTTCCTTCTCGCCGTCACTTTGCAGTTTTAGCCTTGGCCCTGAGCTGTGGCTTGGCTGCGGCGCAAAACGCCAAACCCATCAAGCTGATGGTTGGCTTTCCGCCAGGCGGCGGCACCGATGCGGTGGCCCGCATCTTGGCTGAGAAACTCAAAGACGAGTTGGGTACCCCCGTGGTGGTTGAGAACAAACCCGGTGCAGGCGGTCAACTCGCAGCGCAAGCATTGAAAGTAGCACCTGCCGATGGCTCGGTGTTGTTCCTCTCGCACGACCACACCATTTCTATCTTGCCCTTGGTGGTCAAGAACCCAGGCTACGACCCTGCACACGACTTTGCACCCGTGGCTGGCTTTGCCACCTTTGTGAACGCCTATGCTGTGTCTGGCGGCACACCTGCCAAGTCGTTCACTGAGTACGTGGCTTGGGTCAAGGCCCAAGGCGGCAAAGGAGCGGTGGGCATTCCAGCTCCAGCGTCAACGCCTGAGTTTTTGGTGAAAGTAGTGGGCGACAAGTTCAAACTCGATTTGATCTCTGCGCCATATCGCGGCAGCGCACCGATGATGGCTGACATGCTGGGTAACCAAATTGCCGCAGGTGTGGGCTCGGTGCCTGACTTCATTGAAAACCACAAGGCGGGCAAAGTGCGCGTGGTGGCGGTGTTGGGCTCTAAGCGTCAAGCGGCGCTGCCTGATGTGCCCACCTTTGCAGAGCTGGGTTTGAGCGGTTTGGAAGACATGCCTTACTACGGCATCTTCGCCCCCTCAGGCACACCACAAGCCACTATCAACCACTTCGGTGTGGCCTTGTCCAAAGTGTTGGCCATGCCCGATGTGCATGAGCAGCTCACCAAAATGGGCCTCACTGTGGGCTACATGAACTCGCACCAGTTGGAGCAACGTGAACGCGCTTACACGCAGGTGTGGACCAAGATGATCAAGAACAGTGGCTTTCAGCCCCAGTAA
- the nagZ gene encoding beta-N-acetylhexosaminidase, with protein MSHHAPLILDIAGTQLTAADRTRLKHPLTGGVILFGRNWANRQQLTQLCADIKAVRDDLLICVDHEGGRVQRFRTDGFTHIPPMRALGELWMKDKKGQPGSGAMAAMDAATASGYVLASELRACGVDFSFTPVLDLEHGESSVIGDRSFHRDPRVATTLAKSVMHGLLLAGMANCGKHFPGHGFVKADSHVDIPVDKRSLKAILGDCALPYQWLTTTLTSVMPAHVIYPKVDALPAGFSSRWLQDILRGQLHFNGAIFSDDLSMEGARRIEGRSVSFAEAGVAALNAGCDLVLLCNQSIGNGHGVDDMLEGLTERLVKNQWHASDASEQRRRALLPKTSPLAWDALMTHPAYLRALDLLP; from the coding sequence ATGTCTCACCACGCCCCCCTCATTCTTGACATCGCAGGCACCCAGCTGACCGCCGCTGACCGCACGCGCTTGAAACACCCGCTCACAGGCGGCGTGATTTTGTTTGGTCGCAACTGGGCCAACCGCCAACAGCTCACCCAGCTGTGTGCGGACATCAAGGCTGTGCGCGACGATTTGTTGATTTGTGTAGACCACGAAGGCGGGCGCGTGCAGCGCTTTCGCACCGATGGCTTCACGCACATCCCACCCATGCGCGCCTTGGGCGAGCTGTGGATGAAAGACAAAAAGGGGCAGCCCGGTAGTGGCGCTATGGCAGCGATGGACGCCGCCACCGCCAGCGGCTATGTGCTGGCCAGCGAGCTGCGCGCGTGTGGTGTGGACTTCAGCTTCACCCCCGTGCTCGACCTCGAACATGGCGAGAGTAGTGTGATTGGCGACCGTTCTTTCCACCGCGACCCACGCGTGGCTACCACGCTGGCCAAGAGCGTCATGCACGGTTTGTTGCTGGCGGGCATGGCCAACTGTGGCAAACACTTTCCGGGCCACGGCTTTGTGAAGGCTGATTCGCATGTGGATATTCCGGTCGACAAGCGCAGCCTCAAAGCCATCTTGGGCGACTGCGCATTGCCTTATCAGTGGCTCACCACCACGCTGACCAGCGTGATGCCCGCGCACGTCATCTATCCCAAGGTCGATGCCTTGCCCGCTGGCTTTTCGTCACGTTGGTTGCAAGACATCTTGCGCGGTCAGTTGCATTTCAACGGCGCCATCTTCAGCGACGATTTGTCGATGGAAGGCGCACGTCGCATCGAAGGCCGCTCGGTCAGCTTTGCCGAAGCGGGCGTGGCGGCATTGAATGCTGGCTGCGACCTCGTGCTCTTGTGTAACCAAAGCATTGGCAATGGTCATGGGGTCGATGACATGCTCGAAGGCTTGACCGAACGCCTCGTTAAAAACCAATGGCATGCCAGTGACGCCAGCGAACAACGCCGTCGCGCACTGCTGCCCAAAACTTCGCCGCTAGCTTGGGACGCGCTGATGACTCACCCCGCATACTTGCGGGCTTTGGACTTGTTGCCTTAA
- the acpS gene encoding holo-ACP synthase, protein MIYGIGTDICDIRRIRASLEKHGERFAQKVLSDNEMNTYRARSERWPERGVRYVATRFSAKEAFSKAVGLGMRMPMTWRLCEVAKLPSGQPTIVLHGVLKDWFEAKGLSAHVSVSDESDYATSYCVVEKNS, encoded by the coding sequence ATGATTTACGGCATCGGCACCGACATTTGCGACATTCGCCGTATCCGTGCGTCTTTAGAAAAGCACGGCGAGCGTTTTGCGCAAAAGGTGTTGAGCGACAACGAGATGAACACCTACCGCGCCCGCAGCGAGCGTTGGCCCGAGCGCGGTGTGCGCTATGTGGCCACGCGCTTTTCGGCCAAAGAGGCATTCAGCAAAGCGGTGGGTTTGGGCATGCGCATGCCCATGACGTGGCGCTTGTGCGAAGTGGCCAAGCTGCCCAGCGGGCAGCCGACCATCGTCTTGCACGGTGTGCTCAAAGATTGGTTTGAAGCCAAAGGCTTGAGCGCCCACGTCAGCGTGAGCGATGAGTCTGATTACGCCACCAGTTACTGTGTTGTTGAAAAGAACAGCTGA
- a CDS encoding pyridoxine 5'-phosphate synthase: protein MSQHTKTALSVNLNKVALVRNTRHLGIPSVTRAATLCLEAGAAGITVHPRPDERHIRAGDVHDLAALLKAWPDREFNIEGNPFHNLMDFVRQVRPHQVTFVPDSEGQFTSDHGWTFPQDAERLKPLIAEAKALGARVSLFMDPVPEAMAAAKAVGADRVELYTETYASTYGTPKQASTLAAFKATAEAALKAGLGINAGHDLNRDNLHTFVATVPGVQEVSIGHALIADALELGYTETVRAYNACMSQA, encoded by the coding sequence ATGTCCCAACACACAAAAACCGCCTTGTCGGTCAACCTCAACAAAGTGGCCTTGGTGCGCAACACCCGCCATTTGGGCATCCCCAGCGTCACGCGTGCGGCCACCCTGTGCCTAGAGGCGGGCGCTGCGGGCATCACCGTGCACCCACGCCCTGACGAGCGCCATATCCGCGCTGGTGATGTGCATGACTTGGCGGCGTTGCTCAAGGCCTGGCCCGACCGCGAGTTCAACATCGAAGGCAACCCGTTTCACAACCTGATGGACTTTGTGCGCCAAGTGCGCCCCCATCAAGTGACCTTTGTGCCCGACAGCGAAGGCCAGTTCACCAGCGACCACGGCTGGACTTTTCCACAAGACGCCGAGCGCTTGAAGCCCCTCATCGCCGAAGCCAAAGCCCTTGGAGCGCGCGTGAGCCTGTTCATGGACCCTGTGCCTGAGGCCATGGCTGCGGCCAAAGCCGTCGGCGCTGACCGTGTGGAGCTGTACACCGAGACCTATGCCTCAACCTATGGCACGCCCAAACAAGCTTCAACGTTGGCCGCTTTCAAAGCCACCGCTGAAGCCGCCCTGAAGGCTGGCCTTGGCATCAACGCAGGCCACGACCTGAACCGCGACAACCTGCACACCTTCGTCGCCACCGTGCCCGGCGTGCAAGAGGTGTCCATCGGCCACGCCTTGATTGCCGACGCGCTAGAGCTGGGCTACACAGAAACTGTTCGCGCCTACAACGCGTGCATGTCGCAGGCTTAA
- the recO gene encoding DNA repair protein RecO, whose protein sequence is MSRGIPRIQDEPAFVVHRYDWSESSLILETFTRHFGRVALVAKGAKKPSSNFRPVLLPLQPLYVSYSGDAEIRTLKGAEWVGGHIMPTGEALLSGYYINELLLRLLARDDPHPSLFDLYRQVVQVLASGHEGTIAPALRAFELLLLRDIGFLPELNAQTLTLAALQPDALYVLVAEGGLRTHNAQDRTGLAGNVWLQLHDSLSTDAPFTATLRLCAEMPPEQRNALQGQLRALLHYHCGVKTLRTRQMMIDLQSL, encoded by the coding sequence ATGTCGCGGGGCATTCCCCGCATTCAGGACGAGCCTGCGTTCGTGGTGCACCGCTACGACTGGAGCGAGTCCAGCCTGATTTTGGAAACCTTCACCCGCCACTTTGGTCGGGTGGCCTTGGTGGCCAAAGGCGCTAAAAAACCCAGCTCTAACTTTCGCCCTGTGCTGCTGCCTTTGCAGCCGCTGTACGTCAGCTATTCCGGCGATGCCGAAATTCGCACCTTGAAGGGCGCTGAATGGGTGGGCGGTCACATCATGCCCACAGGCGAAGCGCTGCTGTCGGGCTATTACATCAATGAGTTGCTGCTGCGCTTGTTGGCACGCGACGACCCGCATCCCAGTTTGTTTGACCTGTACCGCCAAGTGGTTCAGGTGTTGGCCTCTGGCCACGAAGGCACGATTGCCCCTGCGCTGCGCGCCTTTGAATTGCTGCTGCTGCGCGACATTGGTTTCTTGCCCGAACTCAACGCCCAAACCCTCACGCTTGCGGCCTTGCAGCCCGATGCCTTGTATGTGCTGGTGGCCGAAGGCGGCCTGCGTACCCACAACGCGCAAGACCGCACGGGCCTCGCTGGCAACGTGTGGCTGCAGCTGCACGACAGCCTGTCCACAGACGCGCCATTCACCGCCACGCTGCGTTTGTGTGCCGAGATGCCACCCGAGCAACGCAACGCCTTGCAGGGCCAGCTACGGGCCTTGCTGCACTACCATTGCGGGGTCAAAACACTGCGCACTCGGCAGATGATGATTGACCTGCAATCCCTTTGA
- the era gene encoding GTPase Era — MATPPKNEQSLQDIDAMLAASKGNRVVASQAVVAPADQRCGLIAIVGKPNVGKSTLLNALVGQKISITSRKAQTTRHRITGMHTQGASQYVFVDTPGFQTIHGNALNKSLNKAVQGAVGDVDVVFLVVEAGSFTPADEKVLSLLAPGIPTILVANKLDTMKNRPEIMLWLQSMQERHPFAEIVPMSAKNDKDVQRLLGIAEKYLPEQAWMYAADELTDRSEKFMAAEMVREKLFRLTGDELPYTSTVVIDKFEEEKGKTKGVKRLVRIAATIVVERDGHKAMVIGDKGERLKRMGMEARTELEKLYDAKVFLELWVKVRSGWADDAARVRSFGYE, encoded by the coding sequence ATGGCGACTCCTCCAAAAAACGAACAATCCCTTCAAGACATCGACGCCATGCTGGCTGCCAGCAAAGGCAACCGTGTCGTGGCCAGCCAAGCGGTGGTGGCGCCTGCCGACCAACGCTGTGGCCTGATTGCCATCGTGGGCAAACCCAACGTGGGCAAGTCGACCTTGCTCAATGCGTTGGTGGGCCAAAAAATCAGCATCACCTCACGCAAGGCGCAAACCACGCGTCACCGCATCACCGGCATGCACACCCAAGGCGCATCGCAATATGTGTTTGTGGACACGCCTGGTTTTCAAACCATCCACGGCAACGCCTTGAACAAATCACTCAACAAAGCCGTGCAAGGCGCTGTGGGCGATGTGGACGTGGTGTTCTTGGTGGTCGAGGCAGGTAGCTTTACCCCCGCTGACGAAAAAGTGCTGTCGCTGCTCGCGCCTGGCATTCCCACCATCTTGGTGGCGAACAAGCTCGACACGATGAAAAACCGTCCCGAGATCATGCTGTGGCTGCAGTCCATGCAAGAGCGCCACCCCTTTGCCGAAATCGTGCCCATGTCGGCCAAAAACGACAAAGATGTGCAGCGCCTCTTGGGCATCGCCGAAAAATACCTGCCCGAGCAAGCCTGGATGTACGCCGCTGACGAGCTGACCGACCGCAGCGAAAAATTCATGGCCGCCGAAATGGTGCGTGAAAAATTGTTCCGCCTGACCGGTGACGAATTGCCTTACACCTCGACCGTCGTCATCGACAAGTTCGAAGAAGAAAAGGGCAAGACCAAAGGCGTCAAACGCTTGGTGCGTATTGCCGCCACCATCGTGGTGGAGCGCGATGGTCACAAAGCCATGGTCATCGGCGACAAAGGTGAGCGCTTGAAGCGCATGGGCATGGAAGCCCGCACCGAGTTGGAAAAGCTCTACGACGCCAAAGTGTTCTTAGAGCTGTGGGTCAAAGTCCGCTCCGGTTGGGCCGACGATGCAGCGCGGGTGCGTAGCTTTGGCTACGAGTAA
- the rnc gene encoding ribonuclease III: MTSRARSDRPSPSQQHILETLQARLAYTFQNPALLTQALTHRSFSSDHYERLEFLGDSVLNLAIANLLYQRLNTLPEGDLSRVRANLVKQDTLHHLAVELGLSGILRLGEGEMNSGGQKRPSILADALEAVLGAVYLDAGYAAADALVQRIFSKVEVNPEMQAVGKDAKTELQEWLQARKFKLPIYRVVGTLGAAHKQTFDVECEVPELARCERGIGGSRRAGEQAAAAAMLQIIKDNGLK, encoded by the coding sequence ATGACCTCACGCGCACGCTCAGACCGACCCAGCCCGTCTCAACAACACATCCTTGAGACGCTTCAAGCGCGTCTCGCGTACACCTTTCAAAACCCTGCGTTGCTCACGCAGGCCTTGACGCATCGCAGCTTCAGCTCGGACCACTACGAACGCTTGGAGTTCTTGGGCGACTCGGTGCTCAATTTGGCCATTGCCAATTTGCTGTACCAACGCCTGAACACTTTGCCCGAAGGCGACCTCTCGCGTGTGCGCGCCAACTTGGTCAAGCAAGACACGTTGCACCATTTGGCGGTTGAGCTGGGCTTGTCGGGCATCTTGCGATTGGGCGAAGGCGAGATGAATTCGGGTGGCCAAAAGCGCCCCTCCATCTTGGCCGATGCCTTAGAGGCTGTGCTGGGTGCGGTGTACCTTGACGCAGGCTATGCAGCCGCAGACGCCTTGGTGCAACGCATTTTTTCCAAGGTCGAGGTGAACCCCGAGATGCAAGCGGTTGGCAAAGATGCCAAAACGGAGTTGCAAGAATGGCTGCAAGCGCGTAAGTTCAAGCTGCCTATCTACCGTGTGGTCGGCACCTTGGGTGCGGCGCACAAACAAACCTTTGACGTGGAATGTGAAGTTCCCGAACTGGCCCGCTGCGAGCGTGGCATTGGCGGCTCGCGCCGCGCAGGAGAGCAAGCCGCCGCAGCAGCCATGCTCCAAATCATCAAAGACAACGGGCTCAAATAA
- the lepB gene encoding signal peptidase I — MATLTAFVLAAFLGYAGFWYVGMIEGNFALLMFMATVVTGIYWLAEQFYFLPQRKAAAEALQAQADKRTAELHAQGIAQTDVNVTEAKERLYMQPWWLDWTAGLFPVIAVVFVLRSFLFEPFKIPSGSMIPTLLVGDLILVNKYHYGVRLPVLNLKLTDGNPVQRGDVMVFRYPPKPSLDYIKRVVGVPGDEVAYLNKQLTINGQAVSKEVRTDFFEEDSMRYISQFEEKLPLGSKSSEMTGVRTHNLLNDKDRPSFVPGADDFAFKDNCRYTVEGVTCKVPAGHYFMMGDNRDNSLDSRYWGFVPEKNIVGKAFFVWMNFGSLSRIGAFQ; from the coding sequence ATGGCGACGTTGACCGCATTCGTACTGGCCGCCTTTCTGGGCTACGCTGGTTTTTGGTATGTGGGCATGATTGAGGGCAACTTTGCCTTGCTCATGTTCATGGCCACCGTGGTGACCGGTATCTACTGGTTGGCCGAGCAGTTCTATTTCTTGCCTCAGCGCAAAGCCGCGGCTGAAGCACTGCAAGCGCAAGCTGACAAGCGCACCGCCGAGTTGCATGCCCAAGGCATTGCTCAGACCGATGTGAATGTGACCGAGGCCAAAGAGCGTCTGTACATGCAGCCTTGGTGGCTGGATTGGACAGCGGGTTTGTTCCCCGTCATCGCCGTGGTGTTTGTGTTGCGCTCCTTTTTGTTTGAGCCTTTCAAAATCCCATCCGGTTCGATGATTCCCACCTTGTTGGTGGGCGACTTGATTTTGGTGAACAAATACCACTACGGTGTGCGCTTGCCCGTGCTCAACCTCAAGCTGACGGACGGCAATCCCGTGCAGCGTGGTGACGTCATGGTGTTCCGCTACCCACCCAAGCCCAGCCTCGACTACATCAAGCGTGTGGTCGGTGTGCCCGGTGACGAAGTGGCTTACCTGAACAAGCAACTTACCATCAATGGCCAAGCTGTGAGCAAAGAAGTTCGCACCGATTTCTTTGAAGAAGACAGCATGCGCTACATCTCTCAGTTTGAAGAAAAGCTGCCCTTGGGTAGCAAGTCAAGCGAGATGACTGGCGTGCGTACCCACAATTTGCTGAATGACAAAGACCGCCCCTCATTCGTGCCGGGCGCTGACGACTTTGCGTTCAAAGACAACTGTCGCTACACCGTCGAAGGCGTGACCTGCAAAGTACCCGCCGGCCACTACTTCATGATGGGTGACAACCGCGACAACTCACTCGACTCGCGCTACTGGGGCTTTGTGCCAGAGAAAAACATTGTGGGCAAAGCCTTCTTTGTTTGGATGAACTTTGGCAGCCTCTCGCGCATCGGCGCATTTCAATGA
- the lepA gene encoding translation elongation factor 4: MNNIRNFSIIAHIDHGKSTLADRLIQRCGGLEERDMEAQVLDSMDIEKERGITIKAQTAALQYKAKDGQVYNLNLIDTPGHVDFSYEVSRSLSACEGALLVVDASQGVEAQTVANCYTALDLGVEVVPVLNKMDLPNADPENAKAEIEDVIGIDATDAIPCSAKTGLGIDEILEAVVAKIPPPQGNKDAPLRAMIIDSWFDSYVGVVMLVRVVDGRLGKGERFKMMATEAVYNADNLGVFTPGNEPRQSLEAGQVGYIIAGIKELQAAKVGDTITLEKKLPNNLGPAEQALPGFKEIQPQVFAGLYPTEANQYDGLRDALEKLKLNDASLQYEPEVSQALGFGFRCGFLGLLHMEIVQERLEREFDQDLITTAPSVVYQVVMPGDEVVMVENPSKMPDQGKLHEIREPIVTVHLYMPQDYVGAVMTLANQKRGVQMNMAYHGRQVMLTYEMPLGEIVLDFFDKLKSVSRGYASMDYEFKEYRASDVVKVDILLNGEKVDALSIIVHRSQSQYRGRAVVAKMREIISRQMYDVAIQAAIGANIIARETIKALRKNVLAKCYGGDISRKRKLLEKQKAGKKRMKQIGSVEVPQEAFLAILQVED; encoded by the coding sequence ATGAATAACATCAGAAACTTTTCAATCATTGCCCACATCGATCACGGCAAATCTACGCTCGCAGATCGTTTGATTCAGCGTTGCGGAGGACTTGAAGAGCGCGACATGGAAGCGCAAGTTCTCGACTCGATGGACATCGAAAAAGAACGTGGGATAACTATCAAGGCACAGACCGCTGCGCTGCAATACAAAGCGAAAGACGGTCAGGTCTACAACCTGAATTTGATCGACACACCGGGTCACGTGGACTTCTCGTATGAGGTGTCGCGTTCACTCTCTGCCTGCGAAGGCGCCTTGCTGGTGGTCGATGCTTCTCAAGGTGTGGAAGCGCAAACGGTTGCCAACTGTTACACCGCACTCGACCTTGGTGTCGAGGTTGTGCCCGTGCTCAACAAGATGGATTTGCCCAACGCCGATCCAGAGAACGCGAAGGCAGAAATTGAAGACGTCATTGGCATTGATGCCACCGACGCGATTCCATGCTCAGCCAAAACAGGTTTGGGCATCGACGAAATCTTAGAAGCCGTGGTCGCCAAAATTCCACCGCCCCAAGGTAACAAAGACGCGCCGCTGCGCGCCATGATCATCGACAGCTGGTTTGACAGTTACGTGGGTGTGGTGATGTTGGTGCGTGTGGTCGATGGCCGTTTAGGCAAAGGCGAGCGTTTCAAAATGATGGCCACAGAGGCTGTCTACAACGCCGACAACCTGGGCGTGTTCACCCCGGGCAACGAGCCACGTCAGTCGCTCGAAGCCGGTCAAGTGGGCTACATCATTGCGGGCATCAAAGAGTTGCAAGCCGCCAAGGTGGGTGACACCATCACCTTGGAAAAGAAACTGCCCAACAACTTAGGCCCTGCTGAACAAGCCTTGCCTGGTTTTAAAGAAATTCAGCCTCAGGTGTTTGCGGGTCTGTACCCCACTGAAGCCAACCAATACGACGGCCTGCGCGATGCGCTGGAAAAGCTCAAGCTCAACGACGCGTCTTTGCAATACGAACCCGAAGTGTCGCAAGCGCTGGGCTTTGGTTTCCGTTGTGGCTTCTTAGGGCTTTTGCACATGGAAATCGTGCAAGAGCGCTTGGAGCGCGAGTTTGACCAAGACTTGATCACGACCGCGCCAAGCGTGGTCTACCAAGTGGTCATGCCTGGTGACGAAGTGGTGATGGTTGAAAACCCATCCAAGATGCCTGACCAAGGCAAGTTGCACGAAATTCGCGAACCCATCGTGACGGTGCACTTGTACATGCCGCAAGACTACGTGGGCGCGGTGATGACACTGGCCAACCAAAAGCGCGGCGTGCAAATGAACATGGCATACCACGGTCGCCAAGTGATGTTGACCTACGAAATGCCTTTGGGCGAAATCGTGCTCGACTTCTTTGACAAACTCAAATCGGTCTCACGCGGCTACGCCTCGATGGACTATGAGTTCAAAGAGTACCGCGCCTCGGATGTGGTGAAGGTCGACATCTTGCTCAACGGCGAGAAGGTGGATGCCTTGTCCATCATCGTGCACCGTTCGCAGTCGCAGTACCGTGGCCGTGCGGTGGTAGCCAAGATGCGCGAAATCATCAGCCGTCAGATGTATGACGTGGCGATTCAAGCCGCCATTGGTGCCAACATCATTGCGCGCGAGACCATCAAGGCTTTGCGCAAGAACGTGCTGGCAAAATGCTATGGCGGCGACATCAGCCGCAAACGCAAGCTGCTTGAGAAGCAAAAAGCAGGTAAAAAACGCATGAAGCAAATTGGCTCAGTTGAGGTTCCACAAGAAGCCTTCTTGGCCATTTTGCAGGTGGAGGATTAA
- a CDS encoding DegQ family serine endoprotease yields the protein MARPFAFKRSVSVGLLCASLWGAGLTMALVQPVNAQGVRGLPDFTELVEQVGPSVVNIRTMEKAAPRDVQSSDQDAEMQEFFRRFFGVPMPTPNTPNGPRQQRPNRGQPEEAQPKGVGSGFILSGDGYVMTNAHVVEGADQVLVTLPDKREFKARIVGMDKRTDVAVVKIEATGLPAVKIGDVSRLKVGEWVMAIGSPFGLENTVTAGIVSAKQRDTGDYLSFIQTDVAINPGNSGGPLINMRGEVVGINSQIYSRSGGFMGISFAIPIDEAVRVSEQLRATGKVQRGRLGVQIDQVSKDVAESLGLSKTQGALVRGVEQGSPAEKAGLEPGDIILKFEGKTIDKSSDLPRMVGNTKPGTRSAIQVWRRGSVKDMQITVGEFEADKPVKKAAAAEKPQAGTVTKVLGLTVSELTDAQKKELKLRGGGVRVDAVAEPASRAGIQEGDVILALANIETPNVQTLEALTAKLDRSKPVSLLIRRGEWAQYTVIRPLR from the coding sequence ATGGCACGTCCATTCGCGTTCAAGCGTTCTGTCTCTGTTGGTTTGTTGTGCGCCTCGTTGTGGGGCGCGGGCTTGACTATGGCGCTGGTCCAGCCCGTGAATGCACAAGGGGTGCGCGGCTTGCCAGACTTCACCGAGTTGGTCGAGCAGGTGGGCCCTTCGGTGGTGAACATCCGCACGATGGAGAAAGCCGCACCTCGTGATGTACAGAGCAGCGATCAGGATGCGGAAATGCAAGAGTTCTTCCGCCGCTTCTTTGGTGTGCCCATGCCGACACCCAATACGCCCAACGGACCGCGTCAACAACGCCCCAACCGTGGCCAGCCCGAAGAGGCGCAACCCAAAGGTGTGGGCTCGGGCTTTATCTTGTCGGGCGATGGCTACGTCATGACCAATGCGCACGTGGTGGAGGGGGCAGACCAGGTGTTGGTCACGCTGCCTGATAAGCGTGAATTCAAAGCACGCATCGTGGGCATGGACAAGCGTACAGACGTGGCCGTGGTGAAGATCGAAGCCACAGGCCTTCCCGCTGTGAAGATTGGCGATGTGAGCCGTCTCAAAGTGGGTGAGTGGGTGATGGCCATTGGCTCACCCTTTGGTTTGGAAAACACCGTCACCGCCGGCATCGTCAGTGCCAAGCAGCGCGACACGGGCGACTACTTGTCATTCATCCAAACCGATGTGGCCATCAACCCTGGCAACTCAGGCGGGCCGCTCATCAACATGCGCGGTGAGGTGGTGGGCATCAACAGCCAAATCTATTCGCGCTCGGGTGGTTTCATGGGCATCTCGTTTGCTATTCCGATTGACGAAGCGGTGCGTGTGAGCGAACAGCTGCGCGCCACTGGCAAAGTGCAGCGTGGCCGCTTGGGCGTGCAGATTGACCAAGTGAGCAAAGATGTCGCTGAATCACTGGGCTTGTCCAAAACGCAGGGTGCGTTGGTGCGCGGTGTCGAGCAAGGCTCGCCCGCCGAGAAAGCAGGCTTGGAGCCGGGTGACATCATCTTGAAGTTCGAAGGTAAGACCATCGACAAGTCGAGCGACTTGCCACGCATGGTGGGCAACACCAAGCCAGGCACCCGCAGCGCCATTCAAGTGTGGCGACGCGGCAGTGTCAAAGACATGCAGATCACCGTGGGTGAGTTTGAAGCCGACAAACCCGTGAAGAAAGCCGCAGCCGCAGAAAAGCCGCAGGCGGGCACCGTGACCAAGGTGCTGGGTTTGACGGTGAGCGAACTCACCGATGCGCAGAAAAAAGAACTCAAATTGCGCGGCGGCGGCGTGCGTGTGGATGCCGTGGCCGAGCCTGCTTCGCGTGCTGGCATCCAAGAAGGCGACGTGATTTTGGCCTTGGCCAACATCGAAACGCCCAATGTGCAGACCCTCGAAGCCCTGACCGCCAAGCTGGATCGCAGCAAACCTGTGAGCCTTTTGATTCGCCGTGGCGAATGGGCGCAATACACAGTGATTCGACCCCTGCGTTAA